A region of the Longimicrobium sp. genome:
TCGGAGCTGCGGGAGATCCTCCCCCTCCTGGCGCGCCCGGGGCTGCTCTCCTTCGCGCTGGGGATGCCCGCGGCGGAGCTCCTCCCCACGGAGGCGTACCTGCAGGCGACCCGGCGGGCGCTGGAGGCGGACCCTCTGACGCTCCAGTACGGCGTTCCCTTCGTGCCTTTGAAGCGGCAGATCGTCCGCATGATGGCCGAGCGGGGGGTGCGGTGCCGGGAGGAGCAGGTGTTCCTCACCACGGGGGCGCAGCAGGGGATGAGCCTGCTGGCCCGCCTCCTCCTGGACGAGGGGGGGCAGGTGGCGCTGGAGGCCGCGGTCTACGACGGGATCCACGGCGCGGTGAAGCCGCTGCGCCCCGAGATCCTGACCGTGCCGTCCGACGCGGGCGGGATCGACGTGGACGCCCTCGAGGCGCTGCTGGAGGGAGGCGCGCGCCCCGCCTTCGTCTACCTGATCCCCGAGGGCCACAATCCGCTGGGGGTGTCGCTCGGCATCGAGCGGCGGCTGCGGCTGGTGGAGCTGGCCCGGCGCTTCGAGGTGCCGCTCGTGGAGGACGACGCCTACGGCTTCCTCCGCTACGACGGCGCGCAGGTGCCGGCGCTGCGGGCCCTGGACGCGGACTGGGTGCTGTACGTGGGGTCGTTCTCCAAGATCCTCGCCCCCGGGCTGCGCGTGGGGTGGATGGTGGTTCCCGAGGCGCTCGTGCCGACGCTCTCCATCCTCAAGCACGGCAGCGACCTGGACGTGACCTCGCTGGCGCAGCGGTGCCTTTCCGCCTTCCTCGACTCGGGGGCGCTCCCGGCGCACCTGGACCGGCTCAGGGCGGAGTACCGGGCCCGCCGCGACGCCATCCTGGCGGCCCTGGAGCGGCACTTTCCCCGCACGGTGCGCTGGAGCGTGCCGGCGGGCGGGATGTTCGTGTGGGCGAGCCTCCCGGCCGGGGGGGATGCGGTGGAGCTCCTCCGGCGCGCCGTGGCCTCCGAGCAGGTGGCGTTCGTGCCGGGAGCGGCCTTCTGCGCCCACGACCCTCGGCAGGCGGCCCACTGCATGCGCCTGTGCTTCGCGAGCCTGCCGGTGGAGAAGATCGAGGAGGGTATCGCGCGCCT
Encoded here:
- a CDS encoding PLP-dependent aminotransferase family protein, translating into MTDTIATIVDAPDRPAIERALAAWTRTCAPSELREILPLLARPGLLSFALGMPAAELLPTEAYLQATRRALEADPLTLQYGVPFVPLKRQIVRMMAERGVRCREEQVFLTTGAQQGMSLLARLLLDEGGQVALEAAVYDGIHGAVKPLRPEILTVPSDAGGIDVDALEALLEGGARPAFVYLIPEGHNPLGVSLGIERRLRLVELARRFEVPLVEDDAYGFLRYDGAQVPALRALDADWVLYVGSFSKILAPGLRVGWMVVPEALVPTLSILKHGSDLDVTSLAQRCLSAFLDSGALPAHLDRLRAEYRARRDAILAALERHFPRTVRWSVPAGGMFVWASLPAGGDAVELLRRAVASEQVAFVPGAAFCAHDPRQAAHCMRLCFASLPVEKIEEGIARLGRLLRGEARVGPLTLA